In the Ammospiza caudacuta isolate bAmmCau1 chromosome 4, bAmmCau1.pri, whole genome shotgun sequence genome, TCCATTTTTGTATGGACAGTTACATATCTGTACATTCCGAATGGATGGATAGGTAACTAAATGTTAAATATAGCCTTTGAAATTCATTATTGCAATAGACTGTAGAATTACCTACTTCTGTGATTAGATTTGAAAGCTGAACTGGATGATAATTTGATTTGTGTGCTTTGTAGGTTTGTATGAAAAGCTAATTACACCTATTTTAGTCTTCAAAGCACTGCAGGACCTTGGTAGTTTCTTCCACCTGTCCTGTATTTCAGTGCTGGGGTTCAGAAGTAGTAAGTGAAAGCACCCAAAGattcagctgctcctgaagCCATGGGAATAGGTTGCTAATTTGCCACTCAAgatcacatttttttcctaactgtTGATAGCTATTAGTCAGACACATAAATTGTCCTGTATTTTTAACATCACTAGAGATAAGGACCTCAAGCCTTCTTCTCTAACCCACTTCCTAAAATAGGTTAGCCACTGTCACATTACTGCATTCTAATCTCATCAACACCTGTAAATTAAACTATTAAATAAGAATAGAAAAGCATGAGCGTGTATTAATAAAAGTTGATGCAGAAGTCCTGTGTTTGCATCACCTGCATCCTGCACATGCCCTACAGCAGGGCACGAGGTGGTATCAGTGGGATGCACAGCCCCTGTCTGTCTAGAGGGACTTTGGAGCCACACTCTGTGGTTGCCTTCTGTACTGAGAGCTGTGGGCAGCTCTGTGTCTGGGCAAGAATGGGGTTTAGTTCCTTGTAATCAAAATTGAAGGcaataaaaaaattcccagtTACTCCAGTGAGGCCAGGATCTCCACGCTGGCTTGGGATGCACAGAATCCACAGTGCTGTTCAAGTGTAAAACCAAGGCTTCTAGAAAAAGTTTAAGTGCAGAGTTAATACATGATAAGTGTATTTGCAAGTAGATTTATTAGCATAGACTATCATCTTTTCATTAACCTAAGTTTGTAAGCCTTTGGgatgttttattattattttgaacaGTGTTTTATGGCTGTACATGGAGTATTTTATCTTCTAATAGATGGCTTCAGTTTTAGAGGTGCTGTTACAAAAGGACTTTGAGAATTGAGAATTTTGTTGAGGAGATATGGGTGTCTCTCAACGAAGTTCAAGCCCTGAACTTTTTGAATATCTACAATATCACTAGTATTTCTCCAGAATGGGGAggatgagcagaagcaaaactAGAGAATAATATCAACAGACCCGTGGTATGCCTTGTGTAAAATCTTCATCTTCCACTGCTGGGTGGTTGTGTGCTGTGTTGCTCAGAATGGCATACTTTCAGTCATAAGTCAGTAATGATCAAGAATTATCTAAAGTACACTTGTATATGTGGAACTTGCAATGCCTAAGGCTGGAAACCTATTTCTAATTTATTCTACACTGAGATAATCTGAAAATTGTAGGTTTCTCCTGCTCACAGTTGTTGGAATTTGTTTCCGAAAGTAATCGTACTTGACAAGGAGGACTTAATCCCAAATTTGTTCTGGCTCTGCAGATAAATGAACTCTGTTGCAGAGGTTTGTAACTATAAAATAATAGATGATAATAACTTTCTTAAGAGCATTATTAAGTTTTCTGGGGCCTAACagtatttgaagaaaaaaaccccaacccttcAACAATATGTAGCATCTACAATAGCTAGGATAATATGCTTTGTTTGAATGATGGGAAGATCccattttcttaaagaaaaaagtattctGGAGATAGAAGTGAATAGAAATAGCCTCTCCTTAAAAGGCAAAATTAAGAGCTGTTGCTTTTCAGCAAGCCAGTGCATTTGATACCATGCTGAATGTACAGGGGTTGCAAACCTTTGTGCTGAGTCAAGCTGACCAGTTTTAGTAGGGGACCCTGATAAATGAAATCCAGTGGAAATTAAATGTTGCAGGTGTAATGAAAAGATGGATTAGACACTGCATTTCATCTAGTCTCTATGTAAAATTGCAGGACAGACGACACCAAGTTTCAGGGACAGtagcaggagcagggagtgtAAACAGCATCCTGAAGTGGGGGAGTGAGGCAGCAGATCTTGACATGGAAGCAGGCAGGTTTCCTCTCCCATGGACCCTCCTGTGCCAGGTTCTTGTCTTTCACACTTTCTCATCTGGTCCTCTATTAGTGGGGAATTTACTCGTGAAATCATGGGACATTTTTTGTGTTTATCAAGGGAAGCCTCTATTCTTTTAGAAGCTATCTCTGTTCTACCCATACACAAGTTAAAGTATCTGGAAAAGCCTTTTCATCTCTTTAACACAAAACTTCTCCTGGTATTTCAGAGTTTGTTCCAGCAACTGTTGATTCTAAACTTGAGTTGCTATAAAAGCTGACTGAAGGGAATCCAGTGCTGTTGCTTTTCTTATGTTGTTGCTTGTTTCTATAGAAACATCTTGTCTCAATTTTATAAATGATTTCTAGATTCTTGCTGTAAAATGAATGTTAACTTAAGCTTTGGTTTGCAATCATCTGTTTAAACTTCCTCTAAGTATGTAACTTTTATTGATAGCTGCTATAAAGTACTTTTGGTATTAAGAATTTTTCTAGTTTTCTTGCatttgcttccttttcccagaggAAGAAGTTAAACTTAGTTTGTTCTATCTTGTTTTTCATCTGGAAttcaaggggttttttttcctcatttccaaATCTATTGATCTTTTCACAGTTAAATATCAAATTTAAATTAGCCTAGAGAAATGAAGCTAGTTtgtagtttggggttttttttctccagacaGTTGAAATTAATTGTGTTATCTTTGTAGTCTGTTGGCTCAATATCAAGGTCTTTTTACTGCTTACGTTGACAAGGTTAAATACTGATTGTTAATTTTACGCTAGCAAAAGATGCAAAGGGAGACTGGTCTTTTCCTGTagtaaagaggaagaaaatcagaaacGTTGCCAAAAAATCATTTGCCCTTCTTGGGcaaatttcactttattttaattaagtgTAAGATATCTTTTAAGTACAAGAAAGCAGAGTGAGATTCTGATTAGGTGCCAGGCGTTACCAGTAATAAAACTGTTTTGCATATGTGGAGGAGTAGGAAACACAAAGGCAGCACCCACCCGGCCAGCGCATCAGCAGGGCTTGTGCTGGTGCCCTGCAATGGGGTGAGGCTGTGCTTGCTCAGAGAGCAGGCCACCACTGGGACCTGCTGTTGGCTGCAAATCTCCAGAGCCTGTCCATGGCAATACACTGGGTGGTCATATGGCTGAGTACCAGTGAGATTGGATCATTCCTTCAGAACTTCCATGGCTGGCTACCCAACTATAAAATATTTGTCGCTGCATGTTGGCTGGTGTATCCCTTTCTGCACCCAGATAAATTGGTCTCTTAGTCTGGAGGGGAGAGGACTTGTGGTTTCTTCCATCCTGGTCTCTGTCATCTGCttactttcttctcttttttttttttttttttcattatgagTGGTCCTGAAGTATTTTCAGTTTCAGTTTTCATCTTCTGTAGAAGGTAACTCTGAGGCACTCTCTTCTGAACATTAACATCCCAACTTAGTGAAAAATGCTCCTGTGTTTTTGAAAGTAAGCTTGTTCTTAAAGTCATATCTCACTGCCTTTTTTGACATTTAGGTGTCTGTGGGCTTCAGATAGCAGACACACCACCTGTTCCCTGGAGTAAAAATAACCACGACTGGAGTAAAATAGATAGTGAGCAGTTAAATACTGCAGAGAAAACTTcttacttggaaaaaaaaaaataaatgttcagaTGGGTGTGTAAATGTGATATCCTTGCATTTCTTTATTagagggttgggtttttttaaatacctcATTCAGAAGTCATCCCTGCATTCTTTattacagggtttttttgatGTCTCATTTAGATGTAATTAAACACATGCTTGCTATGGTACTCAGAAGTGATTTCTTTTCTCTATAATGTGGAAATAATTCTCTTAAATATgccattctttttctttcttttatgaCTGTACGTATGATGAATTGTGATTGGAGGCATGTCACACAATTTAGAgacactgctgcttttctgtgttgGAGATGAACATTGTGTGTACCTTTTGTGTCCTTTCTCATTGCCTTCTTTGCCCAGCAGCACTTTTTTGACTGTAAAATCATAAGCTTTTACATGGAGAGTAGTTATTTTCCCAATTCATTagtcttttttcctctgttgttGGAGTTCAATGTTTGTCTAATGCCCTTTCAGGCAGTAGATGCAAGAAAAGAGGCAATTACAGACTTGTACTCAGTCTGGTGCTGTTGTTAAGTCTGTGGTGGGAATTTTTCAGGTTGTTTGAACAAGAGAAGACTGTTGAGGTTTCTTCTATTCATTAGTCATGACCAAAGACAACGCTACTTGGTTTGCTTCAATGGATCTTGTACCTTCAGAGTGGTTgaatggatatttttttttaacatcctGAATCTTCATGTGGAGCAGGTTCCTTGTGTTCATCTATTTCCTCCTTCCACAAAACAAAGGCTCTTGTACTTTATCCAATTATTTCACTCAAGTGAAAGTCAGTTACTTGGTGGGTCttttccacacacacacaaaaatcccaaactaaACACACCATCTCAAGATTCCTAGGCTAAGTGTGGAAAACTGTGGATCaagctgctgcttcagcagATAATATGCCTGGAAAACATAACTATACCTGTTCTCCACACGGCCACATCAGGGGTGAGCTTACAGAACTGAAACTTGTGGTTACTTTAGAGCTGTTCAATCCTcccagcagaaaaaataaatgttaaatcTGCGCTCCCATGCTCTTTTTTATTAGGCACATGAAAATAACTTCCCATGTGTGTAGGGTAGTTTTGTGCCCTTCTTGTACTCATTTGTGTTCTGCATCCTCCATAGGCTTGGCAGACTTTCTTGGTGTGATCTGCAAATGGTCAGGGGCAGGAACTGTGTGCTCTCAGCAATTTGAGCAGAAAAGACCAGAAACTGGCCACATATAGGAGATGCAGACAGGGATCAGACGTAGGCCATTGAGAAGACTTCAGTGCTAACTTTATCCTTCTATCCCAGAGAATAGCGTATGACTCACTGCAAAGATGGCTTCTTTCTGGGGGCAGGATGTTCTGATGGGATCTCATGTTTCACTGCCTGGTCAAAGCACCCTTTGATAGGAAGGGGGTAAGCAAGATAAAGATTGTCCTGTCAGGCTGGTgtggagcagcctctgctcatGACATACCATGTGCTTCCCTGAGTTTAGGAAGCAGTGAGTTTCAGTGAATGCATGGAAGTTTGCCACAAGCAGGGGTAGTTAGTGGTCAGAACACAGGGAATTTTGTGTTATGTTGATGACAAACATAACTGGAAAAGCCACAACCGGATGTTAGTTGGGTTCAGTAGGATGAGTAGGACTTTACCttctttgttgttttaaagCTAGTCAAGGAAAAGATTAATTACATGGAGGATTTTCTTCTAGAAGCACCTCAGGGATGAGGGAGCATCAGCTGTTCTGGAAGCAGGCAGAACTTGGCACTTAGTAGCTCCTCTGTGACCTCCTTGTAGGGTTTCATTCTGCAAAAAAGTGATTTTATGGCATCCTGCATCGCATCTGTGAGGGCCTGTCATGGCTCTCCTTGAAGCATCAAAGCTCCTAAGCTATTTGAACCTTAACAGAGGGGAAAACTTAGTTCCAGGTTTCAGTATAAAAGCTTTTCAGAGTTTGGATCTTCAAGTTCTGACTTTCTGCCAGTAAACAGTGGGAGACAGCAGACCATGGCTTTGCTGATGAAGGTGTGCCGTTTTGAAGAGGGagggaaattttaaaataccaaacaTCTGAAAAGACTAGAGGAAATGGGATGGTTGATGGGAACCTGAGGGTACCAGTGGGTTTGTGAAGGACATTGTTTGTGCTTGCTGAGCAGTGGAGCGGATCAGCTGCTTCCCTTTCTGTTCTGTATGATAACTCTGTTTTTAGctttaagtaatttaaaataaaaaattaaaaaccataTACAAAATTGAGTATGGAGTGCTGCAAGCACTGGAGaccccagcacaggaaagacatgGACCTGCTGGAATGAGTCCAGAAGAGAGCCATGAAGGGGCTCAGAGGTGATGAAGATGCCCCTCTCCTGTTtaagacaggctgagagagttggggctcttcagcctggagaaggctccagggagccATTATAGCACCTTGCAGTGCCTAAAAGGAGAGAATTGGAGAGGGACCTTTTACAGGGGCGTGTAGGGATAAGACAAGGGGGAATAGtttcaaactgacagaggaTAGATTCAGAATTCAGACTAAGTCATCCCAGTAagtctaaaataaaattatattgatgtaaaattaatttaaattataataaGAAGTAATTCATTGCAGTAATTTGATAAGAAACATTAGGTTAGGAAACAAATGCAATCAGCATTTCTAATACATTCTGGTTTAGACTTATTCACTTAGGAAAGCCttgttctcctttctctttcaggAATAATATCATATGTGTATATTTGGTGAGTGTCTTTCAGCCATTTGGAGGAAGGGGGAAAGAGGATTCTTGTCTggaaggcagtgctgctgttcctttcttttcaggagATATCATCCATCTAgatctctggctgtgctgctgttccccagtccctctcaaTTTCTTCATCACTCCGGTGTTTCACAGAGTGAGGAAAGGCAAACAAATGAGTGAAGTTGGAGTGGCCGTCTCTTATATTCCCTCCTGAGCTGTAGCAGATGAGGTCTGGGAGTGCCCCCTGCATGGCACTTAATTATGAGAAGAGCAGCTGGGCAAAGCCTGGAAAACATGTTTTCTCTGGGGCTAGCGCAGATCAAGAgattccctctgctccctcctgatACACAATCGATTCTTAAAAGTTATGAAACCTAGGCTGGGttgttgaattttaaaatagcaaCTGTGCAGCAGAAACTTCTgcttttacaccaggaagctcTGGTTTTGCAGAGGCAAGGGGGTGAGCTGCTCAGAATGGGTACATTTCTCCCTTCACATTTTATCTGTTAAGGTGGTGTCTGTCTAGCTTCAGGCTGATTCAGCAAGATATTTATGAAAATAGCCCTATGAAAATAGTTCAGCAAAAATTAAAGAGTCAGCTGGGAACTGTGTGTTCACTGAAGGCGGCCAATTTCTAAAATTGTTTAGAAAAGTTGTTTTTGtcgggaaaaaaaaagaatttgattCTGAGGTTATGATTTGAGAGCTATGGCACATACATGGGGCTGCATGCCATTTTACTGTTGCCCTGAAAGTTAGTGAGAGAAATTCTAGCTGCAGTATTAAAGCTTATTTATTATTCCTTAGCAATTTGGAGTATTGTAACATTACTGACATTTGCCCCAATCCTGTTTTAGCTACacctctgaaaaaaattatttgtccaGCATGTGAAATATTACACAAtagtaaagaaaaatatgcCATCAGTGTTTCGTGACTGATAGTCTGTTCTCAGCTTCACTTGCTTATTGCTGAGTTGCCTGAAGCAAGACGTACTTAGCCGGAATTAACTGAAGCAGACTTTGAAGTCTTGAGAATTTCCTTGATCATTTTGAAAGGTTTTGTAAgctattgaaaaatatttggaaaaataacTTGACACTTGTTCTGTAGTTAAACATGCACTTGTCAGtctctgtgcctggcagctccctgtgtCTAATCGCTTCGGAATCCACGAATCTACCCTTGTTTGAGAAGGTGTGGGAGGggtaatgaaaaaataaaaaatacctgGACAACCTCAGTGAGGTGGAATTTACTGTGTTTAGTTTGTTTAGGAGAAGGTGTGCAACTTCTTGCTGTTAGCTTATGGAAGCAAGCAGGGCTGCAAGGGCAATTGTGTGCTGTACAGCTCCTCATAGCAGGAATGGCATAGTTGGCACGAACACGTGTGGTTAATCCTGCTTAGcccagtgggagctgcagaggacCTGCAGACCTGTGCCTGCTGGCAGCCTCCCGGCCAGTGCTGCACTTGTTCTGTGGGAAGGTTTCCAGGACCTTGCTGAGTACCACTAACAAGCCAGGGGTGAAGAAGTGATGTGCATGTTTCCCCCCTCCTGGTTGCTCTGGCCATGGCTAGAAAATGTAGTGATTTCTCAGCTGTTCTCTCAGAAGTGGTATGTGCATTGCTTGATGTGAGCTGTGCTCTGATCCTCTCCACCATCATCTGTCACATGCTCTCTCTGGTCTCTGCATGCAGGAagcaaataaatttattttcccttcccagcacatcccttttcttttcccctggtTGCTGTGGTCTGTATACACTTAGGCTAAGAGTCTATTTGTCTCCCTGTGCTCTTTAGGAATGGAGGGATGAGAGTTCCATTgtcttcccagccctgccaagttTACAGGGGCTCACAAGGGGCCCTGCTTCTCTGGAAGAGACTGATCTTGAAACATTGGGATTATTGATGAGTCAATGTTTCTTTGaattaaattgaattaaatAAAGCACAGTTAAAGCTAATATGCTGAAGAAAATCCAGTAAGGAGGAGAAAACAACCGGGGCCTGCGAAGTTGGCTGAGAAGAGGCAGGCAAGTGTCTGTCTGTACATAACCTCCAGTGCTGCAGTTGTGCCCGCTCAGGATGTTCTGTAGAAGGCGTGAACAGAGTATTAGTTATGAATTAGTTATGAACACATTAATATTTAGGCTTTCTGCACCTGTCCCTTTATGAGATTCAGTACTGAAGCTTAAACCAGACTCTTTATGAgtaagtaaattttaaaaagaaaaaaaaactggtACTTTCAGCTGAGggacttttggggtttttcttccagcagcagctgtaggGCTTTACTCAGAGCATTCAGCCAGCAGGCTCTGCATGGTGGCCTAAAGTCTGACCTGGAAAAGCAGTACTGGCTTCCCTTGGTCTTTGCTGTATGTTTTTCTGTAAGAATGGTAGTTCACTTTATTATTTGCTCTCTAATGGAAAGCCTGGCACTGGTGTGAAAAGGAATTTCTGTTTCTCTACCAAGACCAAGCCATGGAGCAAGGGATGCAGAATAGCATTCATCCTTGAAGATGGAACATGTTTGCTTTGAATCTGGGAGTAGACTAATTGCGCATAGAGCTTGTGGGCAATTTGCGGGACCTATTGATCAGTCAACTGAATTATTTATGAGTACCTGCTGTATGTGTTTTCACTGCTGCCTAATGGAAGCATTAGAAGATTCATGTTCATCATCTTGAAAGTATGTTTGCCCTGTCATACCCAAACACAAGGCAATAAGGTTTTGTGCAAAGAATCTCTGGACACTGGGGAAGAGAGATGGGATCTCAAACTCTAATCTAGTTAGTTTACATGGTGAAACGTTCCTGTTTTCTGCACTGATACTTACCTGTGGCATCTTCATTTAAAGATGGATCCCTGCCTTCCTGTACATTTGCTCTgccattttttatttcacaaaaaGTCCAGAACTTGtttctccttccctttgcttttttATACCACCACTTTGCATCTGTGCAGTCCTTTCGTCTGTCTTCCTTTGTCTGGCTTGTATGGTTTCTTACACCAACATTGGGACAGATGTTTGTCACTTTCCTGGTCAAATCCAGTGCCCTTCTTTCAGCAGTGATTAGCAGCCCTTCAGTTCCTTAGGCTTCAGTGCAAAACACTTCATAGTACATGTTTAATAGTTTGATATCATTCTTGTAGTTCTGGAGATGTTCTGGAAATAGTTCAGTCAAATCCCCTCCCTGGAATTAGAGACATCTCATTCCATTGTGGTTGTCCTGACAACCACAGGCAGGTTGCACAGACAGGTAAGATGTATGACCTGCAGGAGAGCTTTACACCTCCTCTGGAGTGGCAtctggagggaagggaggctGTCATGTATTTGTAGCACCACTTCAGATGTCCCAGGTTTGGACAAATTACATCCTTAGCATCATACCAAGGTCACAAGTTATGTAGTATTTTCAATTTCTTCATTTAAGAAGTAGATTTATTGCACGTATATCTTAGTTTTATGCATTCAGATAGAAACAGATGAGAGACATTCAGAATCACAGTAATAAAATTGTACAAcatatttcctctttttgtCTTTTGCCTACAGGTCCACCAAGAGCAAAGGAACCACAGCACGGAACCTGTGATAGATGACTACAAAAAGATGGGAACTCTGTTTGGAGAACTAAACAAAAGCCTTATCAGAATAGGCTTCACAAGGATGTACTTTGGAGAACGGATAGTAGAACCCGTGATAATTATATTCTTCTGGGTTATGCTCTGGTTTCTTGGCCTGCAAGCTCTTGGACTGGTGGCTGTTCTGTGCCTTGTCATTATTTATGTACAACAGTAAAATTTTATAGATACTATTTGGATGACGTATTTCAACACTGTCACTATGTCAGTGGATTTATGTGTTTATGTAAATGGATGGTATATCAAAAGCTGCAGTGCTTCAAATTGCTGAACTTCTGGTGATGGGgactaaaattacattttaaaccaAGTCAGCACTGCCCTACTACATCTTTtaggaggaagaaaggagatGTTTGTAATGTAAGGGTGTGAAATGCACTGTTTTCTGCGCTCTTGGGGCCT is a window encoding:
- the FAM241A gene encoding uncharacterized protein FAM241A isoform X2 — translated: MSLKEGHLYGVSPGQLKPQQLKVHQEQRNHSTEPVIDDYKKMGTLFGELNKSLIRIGFTRMYFGERIVEPVIIIFFWVMLWFLGLQALGLVAVLCLVIIYVQQ
- the FAM241A gene encoding uncharacterized protein FAM241A isoform X1, encoding MGSAAQLPPPAPLGECEREAGAAAARHRRRPEEQVHQEQRNHSTEPVIDDYKKMGTLFGELNKSLIRIGFTRMYFGERIVEPVIIIFFWVMLWFLGLQALGLVAVLCLVIIYVQQ